The window AAAAATTACCGAGGCAGACATTTGAAGGGGCTTAGAGAGGAGAAAACACCAGGAAGAGATTCTAGAAATGTACTGCCATGCTGATCCTCTGTTGGAGTAGACAACAAATACTGCCCCGATTTTTACTCCTTTTTGGTTGGAGTACTCTAGAGCAGAGCTTCCCAAACTTTTTCACATAAGGGCACTTGTAGAAAATGATAACATGCATAAAGTGCACTGACATAAATGACTGAGACTACCCAGGAGCTCTGGTTGCCCCAACACTGCTGATTGCCCAAAGGCTGAGAAGACCAATATCTCAGCCCCTTGAAGCCCATTCATAGCATATCTGTTGGAAAACCTTGCTTTAGAGGGCACTCTAATCCCTGAAGCATCTTCATACTTGCTTTTCCATGTGATCTCATTCTACCACCCCTGGCATTTCTCTCCATGACTGCAGATCCTGAAGACTAAAGACCTGCCACCTGAGCACAACTATCTCATGGGGGTGCACCCTCACGGCCTCTTGACCTTTGGTGCCTTCTGCAACTTCTGCACTGAGGCCACAGATTTCTCGAAGATCTTCCCAGGCATCACTCCTCACTTGGCTACGCTGTCCTGGTTCTTCAAGATCCCCCTTATTAGGGACTACCTCATGGCCAAAGGTGCTTCGGACCACACATCCTGGAAATTCTGGTCTATTTCTCTGCTTGAAGATGCAACTTAATAAGCCAAATCTCCTGCCCCTCACTTCCTATCATCATAGCAAAGTAGTTAAAAGCATAAGTTCTGGAGTTGAACTGCCTGCGTTTGACTCCTGGCTATGCCACTTACTGTGTGGTCTTGAGCAACCTctatttgcctcagtttcctcgtctgtaaaatggtgcTGATGATAATAGTCCAATATCAGATGTTGTATGATGACTAAGTGAGGTAATGCAAATATTCAGCATAGTGCCTGCCACAAAATATGTGCTCAGTAGGTAATAGTTACTGCTTTCAATAGCAGTAGAGGAAATGAAGGGTCAGAATTACAGTAGGGATTCAGAAAGTCCTCTGGTTATACCACAGAAAATCTTCCTACTGTAGTTTGGACCCAGTGCCTCCTGCAAAGTGGAGATTTTGCCTCAAAGTGAAACTTGTTGTGTTTGCCCACAGCCTTCTCTTCTCCACACTCTTTAGTCCCATCTTATGTAGCCTCTTCTCCTAGGACCCATGGGAACAGAGGGCATACAACAAGCTAGTGAAGAGCAAAAAGGAAGGTGCTCCCTCTCAGCTGTTTTCTCCTTTCCAGCTCATTTTGCTTCTCTATCTGCTTCATGGTTCTTTTCAGGTGTGTGCTCTGTGAGTCAGCCAGCCATTGACTACCTGCTGAGCCATGGCCCTGGTAACCTCGTGGGCATTGTAGTGGGAGGAGTGGGAGAGGCCCTGCAAAGTGTGCCCAACACCACCAACCTCATCCTCCAGAAGCGCAAGGGGTTTGTGCGAACAGCTCTCCAGCATGGGTAGGTGTTCCTCCCAGGGGAGGATTGGGTGACCTTTGAACAGCATGGCCCTGTAGGTGATGCCAAGATGAATCAGACATGAGTCTTGCTCTCAAGGAGCTTACTATTGAGTAGGGGAGATAGATGTAGAATTTTTTAAGGTTTTAGGTCATCCACTCCTTCTGAGCTAGTTGGACCAGTTCCCAGGAAGCCAAACCATAAACCCAAGTTCAATATCAGGGGAATCAGGCTAGAGGTGCCCTAACATATAAATGATGCCAACATTATCTCTATCAATATTGATATTTACATCTGTCAAAGATAAGCACAAGAGGCAGTACAGTATAGTGATTATGAGTTTAGGATCTGGAGCCAGAGGCCTGATTTAAAACCTTGACTCCATTTCTTACAATGTACTTTGGGACAGGTTACTTAACCATTCTGTGCCTTGGTGTTTTCATCTTTATGACATGGCTGCTAATAACAGTACCCACTTTATAAGGTTATTGTGGGCTTAAATTAATTCATCCACACAAAACACTTCCTAggtgcctggtacacagtgaGAGATCAATAACCCACTGCCAGGTGAGTTGATACCAACttacagcaactctacaggacagagtagaactccccgctagggtttccaaggctgtaaatcttcatggaagcagactgccacatctttctcccagtggagtggctggtggtctcaaactgccgacctttccattagcagccgagcgattaaccactgcaccgccagggctcctctcaaGAGATCAATAGATGTTAGTTACTCTGACATACGGATAAAAAGGGAAGGTAAAGAACAGGAGCCCAAGGATGGGGCTGTGTGATATCCCATCGGGTCAGCAGGCCCGTTCACTGGACCCAGGGACAATTGTCCTATTGCAGACTGAGAGAAGAGAGAAGTATTTCTTCTAAGGACCTTGCCTGAGTGGCCTATTCATTAGTTTGGAGCATAATGTAGAGGAGAGAGCTAAGCTGGGAGGAAAGAGTCCTGGGTTCTAATCCAGATTCTGCCACTCACTGACTGCCTGAGTGATCTTGCCCCTCTGAATCTGGGCTTCTGTATCtgtaagataaagaaaacaattcTCCTCTGTTTCCTCCACTCTCTTTGTTGTGAGGAGCCAGTAAGGTAATGTATGTCAAAGTGCTGAGAAATTGTTATTAGCAATTCACAAAGGTTATATAAGAGAGGCTAtgttctctttggaaaccctggtggcgtagtggttacatgctacggctgctaaccaaaaggtcaacagtttgaattcaccaagcactccttggaaactgtatggggcagttctactctgtcctatatatagggttgctatgagttggaatctactcgatggcaacgggtttggttttggtttcctgtTTACTCCTCTCTCACAGGAAAACTTAAGGAACCTGATTCTCTACCAAGGGCACTGCCAGGTTGGATTCCCATGGCAAACTTTGCTCTGCTCTACTCCCACAACCCAAGGACAGAATAACTTATACACGGATTCCTTGGGGGAGGGGTATATCATATATGCATCTACGCAAAGTTATCTTCATAATCTCTGTGCTTCCTACTTAACAGAAACAGAGTCAGATATTCCCCTTCCTGACACCTACCAAAAGGTTTTCTTTTCAGGATGTAGGTCTCTGGGGGATCTCTGCCAAAACTCGTCTTCCTTCTCAACACCCCCATGTCTTTTCAGTGTCATCCTGGCCCAGAGATAGCTCCCTCACTGGCCTTGAAATTTTCAGGACAAGAGACACTAAATATGGGAGCCCTGTTGATGCAAGGAGAAATGCTTTATACCACAGGGATTTTATCACAGTAGTTGTGGGACTGGACATGAACAGATGTTCTTTCAGGGTGGTTCCCACCCCTAGCCTGTGTTTGGGAAATGAATCAGGGTTTTCATACAGGGCTCATCTGGTTCCCACCTTCACCTTTGGAGAGACTGAGGTATATGAGCAGGTGTCATTCCCTAAGGACAGCTGGATGTACAAGTTCCAGAACTGGTTCCGCAgtatctttggtttctatttttgTGTCTTCTATGGACAAAGCTTCTGCCAAGGCACCATTGGGCTCCTGCCATACGCTCGGCCTATAGTCACTGTGGGTGAGTACTGATCGTGGTCCCAAGACCAACTTAGCTCTTTCTCAACTTTAACCTTAGCCCTCCCCATCCCTGCCCCCACCATAGAAGAGAGCATCAGAGTGGAAGTAGCTGGGCTCTGATTTGGGGTGTGAGAGATCAGGCAGGATGTGAGAGAGTCAGGCCCAGGGAAGGTAAAGGAAGAGAATTCTAAcactttccctttctcctttcccaTCTCCCTTGGCAGTTGGGGAGCCTCTGCCAGTGCCCAAAATTGAAAAGCCAAGCCAAGAGATAGTGGATAAATACCACGCACTCTATATGGACGCCGTGCACAAACTGTTTGACCAGCATAAAACTCAGTATGGCTGCTCAGAGACACAAGAGCTAGTTTTCCTGTGACTGAAAGCCACAGAATCAGAATGTCAGAAAGTCAGAAAGCCTGTCCTGGAGAGGAGACTCATCTGCCTGATAACCAAAGGGGTCTGGAGGAGAAAGGGACATGAAGGAGGGCTGTGGAGGGAGGGGCAGGAAAAGGTGAATTAGGAAATCCTTTCTTGCCACAGACCTTACAGGAGTTCTTCCTGAGGAGCTTCATTTAGTCATTCCTCCAGAAAGGGGAATCCTGAGGCCCTTCGTGCCAATGAACGGGGCATGCTCCCTGCCCTGCTCCCTACTGACTTTCCTATCTGAGCCTGACACTGCAGGACATCTGAAGAACTTCTGAAGGACTCCAAATGATCACCAGGAAGCCTGAGTAGCCACCgctctgggttttctttttgttttagttttcatgGATTTTTTATTTGAGATATAATTTGCATACCATAAATTTAACCCATGCAAAGTGtaagtaaaattcagtgacatttgtaTATTCACAGAATCATGCAACCACAGACAGTAATTTTAGAATGTTTTCATCACTTCCAAACTCTGGGTACCAAACTCTGGGTACCATTAGCAGTCACATCCCattccccagcccctggcaaccactaatctactttctgtgcaTGGATTTACCAATAttgggtatttcatataaatggaatcatatatgaccttttgtgactggcttctttcacttggcataatacgctcaatgttcatccatgttgtggcatgtacagaatttcttttctctttatggctgattgtatgtaccacattttgtttatccattcatctgttcatggacacCTGTGTTGTTTCCAAACTTGAGCTAAATGtttcaatgaacattggtgtacaagcatctgtttgagtccctgctttcagttctttgtggtatatacctaggaacagaattactgggtcatatggcagttctatgtttaactttttaagaaatcaccaaactgttttccacaggaaCTGCACCATCTTTCATTCCCACCTGTGATCTATGAGGGTTCAAATTTTTCCGCATCCTCGCAGACTcgtgctattttctgtttttctggtaatagccatcctagtgagtatgaagtagtatctcactgtggttttgatttacatttccgtaatgactaatgatgttgagcat is drawn from Loxodonta africana isolate mLoxAfr1 chromosome X, mLoxAfr1.hap2, whole genome shotgun sequence and contains these coding sequences:
- the AWAT1 gene encoding acyl-CoA wax alcohol acyltransferase 1, which codes for MPCSKQPNYFQSLTLLQWPLSYLAIFLILQPLFIYLLFTSLWPLPAFYFAWLFLDWKTPEQGGRRSAWVRNWCVWTHFRDYFPITILKTKDLPPEHNYLMGVHPHGLLTFGAFCNFCTEATDFSKIFPGITPHLATLSWFFKIPLIRDYLMAKGVCSVSQPAIDYLLSHGPGNLVGIVVGGVGEALQSVPNTTNLILQKRKGFVRTALQHGAHLVPTFTFGETEVYEQVSFPKDSWMYKFQNWFRSIFGFYFCVFYGQSFCQGTIGLLPYARPIVTVVGEPLPVPKIEKPSQEIVDKYHALYMDAVHKLFDQHKTQYGCSETQELVFL